Below is a window of Cellulosilyticum sp. I15G10I2 DNA.
TATGCTGTGTGTAGAGAAGCGGGATACCGTGTACTTAATATGAAACACTTTAGAGTACAATTAGTTGGTGGGGTTATTCTGCATAATGGACGTATTGCAGAAATGAGAACAGGTGAAGGTAAAACATTAGTTGCGACACTGCCTGTATATCTTAATGCTTTAGAAGGCAAAGGCGTACATGTTGTTACAGTTAACGACTACCTTGCAAAACGTGACTCGGAGTGGATGGGACAACTGTATACGTTTTTAGGACTAAGCGTAGGCTGCATATTAAGTAATATGGAAAATGCAGACAGAAGAGAAGCTTATAACTGTGACATTACCTATGGAACAAATAATGAATATGGTTTTGATTATTTACGTGACAATATGGTTTTATATGCAGAAGAAATGGTACAAAGAGACCTTCACTATGCTGTTATTGACGAGGTTGACTCTGTGCTTATAGATGAAGCAAGAACTCCGCTTATTATTTCGGGCGCAGGTTCTAAGTCCACACATCTTTATAAAGCAGCTGATATTTTTGTACGCAGATTAAAAAAAGGAAGACTGCTAGGTGAAGAAACGGCTATGTCTACTTTAATGCGTGAAGAAATCGAAGAAGAAGGCGATTTTGTAGTTGATGAGAAGCAAAAGACAGTTACACTGACAGCAGAAGGTGTAAAAAAAGCAGAACAATACTTTGGTATAGAAAATCTAGCTGATCCGGATCAGATGGATATTCAGCACCATATTACAATAGCACTTAAAGCGCATAATCTTATGCATAGAGAAAAAGATTATATAGTAAGTGAGGAAGGTGAAATTATCATTGTAGATGAATTCACAGGACGTCTAATGGATGGCCGAAGATATTCAGATGGTCTTCACCAAGCTATTGAGGCTAAAGAAGGTGTAGAAGTTAAAAAAGAAAGTCAGACTCTTGCAACGATTACCTTCCAAAACTATTTCAATAAATACACTAAGAAATCAGGGATGACAGGTACAGCATTAACAGAAGAACATGAATTTAGAGATATTTATGGGATGGATGTTATTGTTATACCAACCAATAAACCTATTAAACGTGTAGATCATGCTGATATTGTTTATAAAACAGAGGCTGCAAAATTTGATGCTGTTATTCAGGATATTAAGGAATGCAATGAAAAAGGACAGCCGGTTCTTGTGGGTACAGTAACCATTGATACATCTGAGCTTTTAAGTAAGCTGCTTAAAAGAGAAGGCGTAAAACATCAAGTGCTTAATGCTAAATACCATGCTAAAGAGGCTGAAATCGTTTCTGAGGCAGGTAAAAAAGGAGCTGTTACGATAGCGACTAACATGGCAGGACGCGGAACAGATATTAAGCTTGAAGAAGGCGTGCAAGAACTTGG
It encodes the following:
- the secA gene encoding preprotein translocase subunit SecA — translated: MKLLEKIFGSHSERELKRIEPIVNQIESYDEAMQKLTDDELKAKTIEFKERLEKGETLDDILPEAYAVCREAGYRVLNMKHFRVQLVGGVILHNGRIAEMRTGEGKTLVATLPVYLNALEGKGVHVVTVNDYLAKRDSEWMGQLYTFLGLSVGCILSNMENADRREAYNCDITYGTNNEYGFDYLRDNMVLYAEEMVQRDLHYAVIDEVDSVLIDEARTPLIISGAGSKSTHLYKAADIFVRRLKKGRLLGEETAMSTLMREEIEEEGDFVVDEKQKTVTLTAEGVKKAEQYFGIENLADPDQMDIQHHITIALKAHNLMHREKDYIVSEEGEIIIVDEFTGRLMDGRRYSDGLHQAIEAKEGVEVKKESQTLATITFQNYFNKYTKKSGMTGTALTEEHEFRDIYGMDVIVIPTNKPIKRVDHADIVYKTEAAKFDAVIQDIKECNEKGQPVLVGTVTIDTSELLSKLLKREGVKHQVLNAKYHAKEAEIVSEAGKKGAVTIATNMAGRGTDIKLEEGVQELGGLKIIGTERHESRRIDNQLRGRSGRQGDPGASRFYLALEDDLMRLFTPEATLKMFDALGIPDDEPIEHKILTRAIERAQTKVESNNFSVRKHLLEYDKIMNEQREIIYGERFKVLKNENLRNKVVDMAKEVVSKAVDNCTNGIEYAEEWDLASMMEHLRSIIPFEAVSFTKEEQENLTVESLKELLSEKAEKLYEQKELEIGEQLREIERVLLLRVIDQKWMDHLDNMEQMKQGINLQAYGQRDPLVEYRFLSFDIFEEMIENIQEETVRALYHVRIIVNKEIKRERVAEPIATNHEDTSLGAKPIVRKEKIGRNDPCPCGSGKKYKTCCGKSA